DNA sequence from the Deltaproteobacteria bacterium HGW-Deltaproteobacteria-2 genome:
TTGCCCGGCCGATAATGACGCTCATAGCGTAATCCATGTAGGATTTTTTCATTTCATCTTCTATATTCACCAGTGTTTGCTTGTGGTGGATATCACGTTCCATTTTAATCCTTCCTCTCTTATTGTTACACAAATAGTCTACAATCGTTCTGCTGTATCGTCATTCCGGACAAGCGAAGCGCGATCCGGAATCCAGGAAGTCTTTATAGATACTGGATTCCCGCCTGCACGGGAATGACAAAATAGTTACTATATATCCAGATTGGAAACATACAGGGCATTTTGATATATAAAATCACGCCTTGGTTCGACCTGATCACCCATCAGTGTTGTAAATATTTCATCAGCCAGAACCGCGTCTTCGACAGTCACCTGCAGCAGTGTGCGTTTTTCCGGATTCATAGTCGTTTCCCACAGTTGTTCGGGGTTCATTTCACCCAAGCCTTTGTAGCGCTGGACGCCCAGTCCTTTCTTGCCCAAGCTGACAATATGATCCACAAGCGCCTTGGCGCTTTCCAGCAGGACAGGGGTTGAAGATTCTTCGCCCTGATCGCTATAAGGAGCCTCGCCCATAATGGAAACCTGATCCAGCAAGGTCCGGATGTCCGCGAACTGCGGCGTGCGGAAGACTTCCCGGGTTATACATGATGGAATTACTTGCCCGTTCTTTGTCAGATTAAAAACTATTTTGAATCCGCCGTGATCTTCGTCCGGTTCAATGTTAAAATCAGCAAAACTATCGCCCAGGGCAATACCCGTTCTTTTCGCGATGGACGAAAGCGCTTTTTCACTTTTAAAACTCTCGTCAGTCAGGGTGGGATCACCGGCCAATATGCGGATCAGATTTCTGTCGCGCCCTTCCTTTTCAAAACGGTCGAGCAGGTCCTCAATACGCATAACCTTTTTAATCAAAAGCAATAATTTATTACCGGTCACCGGAAAAGGAGAGCCGTCGCCCATGACCAGTTGTACTTTTTCCACACCGTTTTCCAGAATGTAGTTTTTCATCTGCTCCTCATTCTGGATATAGAATTCTTTTTTCTTCTCCACAACTTTAAACAGCGGCGGCTGAGCGATAAACAAATATCCCCTTTCAATCAACTCCCGCATCTGCCGGAAGAAGAAGGTCAAAAGCAGGGTGCGTATATGAGCACCATCCACATCCGCATCCGTCATGATAATGACTTTATGATATCGCAGCTTGCTGACGTCATAATCTTCGGCTCCAATGCCCGCTCCAAAGGCCGTAACCATTGTTTTGATTTCTTCATTTTGCAGCATTTTATCAAAACGGGCTTTTTCCACGTTTAATACTTTACCGCGCAGCGGCAGGATGGCTTGATTTTTCCGATCACGTCCCTGTTTGGCCGAACCGCCGGCGGAATCTCCTTCCACCAGATATATTTCGCTCAATGCCGGATCTTTTTCCTGACAATCAGCCAGTTTTCCCGGCAGCGCTCCTACTTCCAGAGCGCTCTTGCGGCGGGTTAATTCCTTGGCGCGTCTGGCCGCTTCCCTGGCACGCGCTGCTTCCATGCATTTATTAAGAATCTGTTTAGCTACAGACGGATTTTCCTCAAGGTAACTTCCGATCTTTTCGTAAACGATGCCTTCCACCAGACCGCGTACCTCAGAGTTCCCCAGTTTGGTTTTGGTCTGGCCTTCAAACTGCGGATTTTTGACTTTGACGCTGATGACGCACGCCAATCCTTCCCTTAAGTCTTCACCACGCAGGGATTCCTTGCCGTCTTTGATTAGTTTATTGTTGGTGGCGTAATTATTAAAAACACGGGTGAGGGCTGAGCGGAAGCCGATCATATGAGTCCCGCCTTCCGTGGTATTGATACTGTTGGCAAAGGCAAAAATGTTTTCCAGGTAGGTTTCATTGTATTGCAGGGCAACTTCTACCGAACAATCTTCCTTGGCGCCGGAAACAAAAATTGGATTTTTATGTAAAACTTTTTTATTGCGGTTAATATATTCAACAAAGGAAACTATTCCGCCTTTATAAAAAAATTCATTTTGTTTGCCGGTACGTTCGTCGATTAAATTAATCTTAACACCGGAATTTAAAAACGCCAGTTCGCGCAAACGATTGGCGATAATATCAAAACTGAATTCACTCTCTTCAAATATTTCATCATCTGGTAAAAATGTGACTTTCGTTCCTTTGCCCCTTGTTTTACCAACCATTTCCAGCGGCCCATCAGGAACACCGCGTGTGTAAAATTGCGTGTAAACATTGCCATCACGTCTTACTTCCAGCTCACAGGATTTAGAAAGGGCATTCACAACAGAAACTCCGACACCATGCAGACCGCCGGATATTTTGTAGGAGTCGTTGGAAAACTTCCCACCGGCATGCAATTTTGTCATAACAACTTCCGCTGCAGATACACCTTCTGTTTTATGCATGTCGACCGGAATACCGCGGCCGTTGTCATCAACAACAATACTGTTATCCACTCTTATTTTTACTGTGATGGTGTCGCAATAACCACCTGCCGCTTCGTCAATACTATTATCAACAACTTCATAAACCAGATGATGAAGTCCGTCCTTCCCTGTGGAACCGATATACATAGCAGGCCTTTTGCGCACTGCCTCCAGACCTTCCAAAACTTTAATACTATCCGCATCATACTTATGAGTCATTCTTTTTTAAACTTCCTCTCTGGCGCTATATTTTTAACGGCATAATTATACATAAATAACTATCCTCTTCAGGCTGTGTGATCATTGAAGGTTTCAACCCCAACCCCACTTCAAAAACAATCTGCTCTTTACTAATCACAGATATTGCATCAATCAAATAATTCACATTAAATCCGCTATCAACGACTTCCCCCTTATAATCTATATCTATTTCTTCTGTGGCTTCACCCACATCTAAATTGGTTGAATTAAGAGTTAATTTTCCTTCCGAAAAAGAGAGAATCACTCCTCCGTACCGTTCTGAAGAAACAACGCTCATTCGTTTTAAGGCATGAAGAAACGATTCTCGTTCCAGAGTCACACTAAATCCCTTTTCAGTAGGAATAACTTTTTTATAATCAGGATAATCCGCATCAACCAAACCAACCTTCAAAAGAGTATTTTCTGTTTTCACCACAAATGTATTTTTATGCAGACCAATATAAATATCTTCATTCTCATCAATTATTTTTTTAACTTCCATCAATCCTTTACGTGGAATAATAATTCCCTTTCCGATCTTTAAAGAAGGCTCACTGGTAAAACCTTTAGCCAGTGCTAAACGATGACCGTCAGTAGCCACCATACGCAGTAAATGATTAGATCCATCCATGCCTGCTTCCAATAAAACACCATTTAAGTTCTTTCTGGTTTCATCAGTGGCCATGGCAAATGCCGTTTTATTAATTAACTCTTTAATGATACTCCCTTTAATTTTATCAAGCTGAATATCGTGATCATCGGCAATACTGGGAAAATCTTCTGCCGGCAATCCTGGAATTTTATAAAAAGCCCTTTGGCATGAAATTTTTACAACATTATTTTTTTGAGTAAATAAAACTACTTCACCTTGAATTTCTCTAACCATCTCATATATTTTCTTTGCAGAAATAGTGATTTCACCCTTTTCCATAACTTCTGCATCGTAATCCGAAATCAAACTTATTTCTCTATCTGTAGCAATTATTTTCAGTTTATTATTATCTGCTTTAAAAAGAACGTTATTGAGAATGGGTATTACTGTCTTTTTTTCAACAATGCCTAAAGTTTTTTGAATACCATCCAGAAGAGTACTTCTATTGATTTTAAATTCCATAAATCCTCCGTGTCTTTAGTTCTTTTATTATTTTTCTTTATATTTAAATAAATAGTATTAGTAGTAACGGTTGTTGATATGTTGATTATAAAAAAATAAAACAATAATAATGCAAATGTTTAACAGATAAATCCTGTTTATCAAACAATAAAAAAAAGTTTATGCTTTGTGCATTAAAATATCCTCAATTTCCTGAACTAGAATTTTTAATTTCTGATCCACTTTAATACTATTTAATATTTTATTATTGGCATAAATTACCGTGGAATGATCACGTCCTCCAACTTTTTGACCAATATCGGGGAAGGAGTAATTTGTTAATTTTCTAGCTAAATACATTGCGATTTGCCGGGCAAAAACAACATTCTTGTTTTTATTATGAGCCTTAATATCTGATATTTTTATATTTAATTTACCAGCTATGACTTTAATTATTTCTTCAATACTTACTTCACCTTTTTTATTATGTTTCACTAGGCTGCTCAATACTTCTTTCACTAAATCCAAATCAATATCTCGGCCGGTAAGAGAAGAATAAGCGCCGATTCTGACTAGAAAACCTTCCAGTTCGCGAATATTGGATTCCACATGAGATGCTATATAATGAACAACATTATTAGGTAGCTCTATATGATTTTCCTGTACTTTCTTTTCGATAATGGCTATTTTAGTTTCTATTTCAGGAGGTTGGATATCGGCAATTAGTCCCCATTCGAAACGGGAGCGGAGCCGACTTTCCAGATTGGGAATATCTTTGGGAAACTTATCGCTGGTGACTACTATCTGTTTTCCGGAATCATGTAACGTATTGAACGTGTGAAAAAATTCCTCTTGAGTTCTATCCTTTCCCGCTAAAAAGTGAATATCATCAATTAATAAACAACTTATATTCCGATATTTCTCTCTAAATTTGGGCATTCGGTCATAACGAATGGAATTAATCATTTCATTCATAAATTCTTCGGCGGAAACATACATGATGTTTAGCGACGGATGAATAGAATATGCAAGCAGGCCTATTGCATTGAGTAAATGTGTTTTTCCCAGGCCGGATCCGCCATAAATAAAAAGAGGGTTATAATTTTTAGCCGGTTGTTTGGCTACGGCGATAGAAGCGGCGTGAGCAAATTGATTGCAGGAACCGACAACGAACCTGTCAAAATTATAGTTATCATTAAGAAACGAAAGGTTTTTCCCTCGGTTTATGATCGCTGTAGATGTATTTTTAGTTTGCGTTGCATACTTTACCGCAGGTGCAAGATCTTTTTCTTCATTCTTGGATAAGATAAAATCAATATCAACGTCAATACCGGCGGCATGTTTCAATGATTGTTTAATGGTCGACGCATAATTGTCTAAAAGCCAATCTTTAAAAAACTTATTGGGGACGGCTAATTGGACGCATTTATCTTCCATAGCAACCATTTTTATAGGTTTGATCCATGTATCAAAATTTTGCTTACTTACTTTTTCCTGAATAATTTTACTTGTTTTGTCCCAAAATGCATCCATTATAATAACCTTATCAACATATTTATCAACAGATGTTGATAAATATGAAGCACATTTCATTATTTCAAATCATCAAGAATTACGCCTGATAATCGGTTTAACTCATCCATGGTCGTGTATCGGATTTCTATAAAGCCCTTATTCGCTGAGCCTTTAATTTGAACTTTCGCCATAACTTTTGCCGCCAATGCTTTTTCGAGATCGTGCAAAAAGCGGTCTTTTGTAACGGTTTGTTTTTTATTCAGGGGCAACACTTTTGCTTTTTGGATTAAGCGTTCCGTTTCCCGGACGTTTAAATCTTTTTTTAAGATGAAATTAAGTGCCTCAATTTGTTCTTCTATAGAGTTGCAGGCCAACAAACAGCGGGCATGGCCGGCGGAAATTTTCTTTGCTATCAAAGCCTCTTTTACTTTGGCCGGCAGTTTCAACAGGCGAATAGTGTTGGCGACAGTTGAACGATCCTTACCGGTACGGGAGGCAATTTCTTCCTGGGAGAGCTTGAACGTTTCTATTAAAGTTACATAGGCGTTTGCTTCTTCCAGAGAATTTAAATCTTCCCGCAAAATATTTTCGATCAGCGATATTGCCGCCGATTCCATATCTGTAGCTTCGCGAATGACGATAGGAACTTCTTTAAGGCCTGCGGCCTGAGCCGCCCGCCAGCGCCGTTCACCGGCTATAATTTCGTAGCCTTTATCAGCCTTGCGGACAACGATTGGCTGAATAATACCGCTTTGCTTGACGGAAGCAATCAGTTTCTTCTGATCGTCGTCGTTGAAATTTTTACGGGGCTGATAACGATTCGGAGATAATTCTTCAATGCCGCAGGATAAAGCCGTTTTTTTCTTGTCCAAGTCATTGATTAAGTCCGGGAAAATAGCGCCGAGACCTTTTCCCAGTACATTTTTTTGCGCCATTTATATTCCCCCTCGAATTATTTCCTGCGCCATTTCCATATAAGCCAGAGCGCCGCGCGATTTAATATCATACAGAATAATGGGCAAACCGTGGCTGGGGCTTTCCGAAAGCCGCACATTACGCGGAATGACCGTTTTAAAGACCTTGTCACCAAAATGTTTCCGTACGTCATCGGTGACCCGACGCGATAGTAAATTGCGCTGATCAAACATAGTCAGTAATATACCACCTAAAACGAGTTGAGGATTTAATTGTGCTTTCACCAGCTTTACAGTATTGAGCAAATATCCCAAACCCTCCATAGCGAAATACTCACACTGCAAAGGAACAATCAAAAAATCGGAAGCGACAAGAGCATTGACAGTCATCACACCCAGTGATGGTGGACAATCAATTACTATAAAATCATACTGCCTGTCCAGAGAGTTTAATAAAGTTTTTAATCTCTTTTCTTTGTCTTCCAGACCGACAAATTCAACCTCAATTCCAATCAGATCCTGGTTAGAAGGCGCTATATCGAGATTAGGTATAACCGTGTTGATAATTACTTTTTCCAACGGCACTTGGCCGATCATAGCATGGTACAAATTATTTGTTTGAAAAGAACTTCTGTCTGTGCCCATCCCACTGGTTGAATTACCCTGGGAATCACCATCGATTAGTAAAGTTTTTTTTTCCGCAGCGGCCAGAGAGGCTGACAAATTTATTGCGGTGGTGGTTTTACCGACACCACCTTTTTGATTTGCTATACATATAATTTTCTTCATTATTTTATGGGGTGTAAAAAAATAAATTCTTTTGCAAGAACTGGTGTAAGCACTAGCATAAAAAAGATATTTTTAGAAGGTTTTTTTGCTGAAATCTTCCTTTTTTCCGATAATAATTTTACGAGGTGCTTCTAAAAAAACCGCCTCTATATCATGTTGAATCAATTGAGATATTTTGTATGGATTTGACGCTAAAGAGCATTGCTTAAATTCTTGAGAGACATTGGGACCCTTCAAGGCGATCAGTCGACCTTCAGGAGCAAGAAAAAATTCGCTAAGCGCAAGTAGTTTGTCTAATTTAAAAGTGGCACGGGAAATTACAATATCAAATTTTTCGTTCCATGCATCGGTCTGGAGAATATTTTCGACACGGTCATGAAGAACATGTGCTGTGGAAATGTTTAAAAGACGAATCATATGTTTTAAAAACGAAACCTTTTTGCGGTTGGATTCCAGTAGATAAAGTTCTAAAGAGGGCAATGCGATTTTTAAAGGAATACCGGGAAAACCGGCACCGCAGCCGACATCAATAATTCGGGCGTTTGGTTTTTGAATAAATTGCCAGGCCGTAAGCGAATCAAGAAAGTGGCGAGTGATAATTTCCCCGGATGAGTTTTCGGAAATTAAATTTGTTTTGGCATTCCATTGTAAAAGCTCTTGTTTGTAAACATCAAATTGAGCCAATTGCTGATTGTTCATCTCAAGGCCTAAAAGCCGTGCATTTTTATTGAGGAATACAATGTCCTGGTTCATGGAAAAGAAATAACAAAAAATACCTGTCCCCGCAAACGATAAATTAACTGCATCACATAAATTTTTTTGAGTGCACCTGCCGAAATCAATCATAATTTCCGGTGTCTTAGGTTTAAATTTTCTTGACAAGCGAGAATATTGGCCGTTATACTGACACTATATTAATCAAAAACTTTTTTGAAATTAGGGGGAGGTATTGGGTTATGCAGAGAGTGAGCGATATTTTAAAGGGCCGGGCAAAACAGATATGGACGATTCGACCGGAGGCCTCTGTTTTTGATGCCCTGAAACTCATGGCAGAAAAAGAAATAGGAGCATTAATGGTCGTTGATAAAAAGGATAAAATTGTTGGTATCGTCACTGAACGAGATTATGCGAGAAAAATCATTCTGAAGGGTAGAACGTCTGTAAAAACTCCTGTAAAGGACATTATGACTCCTGCTGCCAAGATGTACAGGGTAAAACCTGATACTCTGGTAGATGATTGCATGGTACTGATGACGGGCAAACACATAAGACATTTACCCGTTTTCGACAAATCTAAATTTGTTGGTCTCATTTCCATTGGAGATGTTGTGAAGGCAACCATCTCCGCAAAAGATTCTTTGATAGATCACCTCAGTGATTATATTGGTGGTAAGTACTAAACAAAATATTATTGTTTTGGATTGTTATTTTTAAGGGCAGGACCATTATGATCCTGCCCTTTTTTATCGTTTGTGTTCCACTGCAAAAAAGTTTAAGCGATAGATAGAAGGAAAGCAAATGTTTGGTTGGTTTGCCAATCGTCGCCGGAAAAAACTCATACAAGAGCCCTTTCCTCCGGACTGGGAAGATATCATCAATCGTAATGTTGCCCATTTCTGCATGCTGGAAGATGCCGAACGTACACATTTGCGCAAGCTGATACAGGTGTTTATTGCCGAAAAGTATTGGGAAGGATGCGGAGGACTGGAGCTTACCGATGAAATCCGCGTTACAATTTCCGCTCAGGCCTGTATTCTGCTTCTTGGCCTGCCTCATAATTACTATCAGAATGTCGAAACGATTATCGTCTATCCCTCCACTGTGGTTCCGCCACAGCGAAAACTTGGTTTTTTTGAAACCGCTCTTGCGCCCGTGGAAGAACCCCATCCCATTATCGGCCAGGCCTTTCAGCAGGGGCCAGTCATTATCATCTGGGATGCGGCGCTTCATGGCGGCCGCCATCCCGAATCGGGCCATAACGTTGTCTATCATGAATTTGCGCATAAGCTCGATATGCTTGACGGAGCCGCTGACGGCACTCCCCCGTTGCGGGACAGGGCTGAATACCGTGACTGGGTGCAGACATGTTCCCGTGAATATCTGCGCCTCAAGCATGACGCCGAACATGGCCGGGAATCTTTCCTCAATGCTTACGGTGCCACCAACGAAGCGGAGTTTTTCGCTGTGGCCACGGAGCAGTTCTTCGATCAGCCGTTATTAATGATAAAAAACTCTCCTGATCTTTATCGTGTTCTGAAAGAATACTACCGCCAGGATCCTGCCCCGCGAGTGGAGAAAAAGTTCTGTGCTGCTTAAGCTGGGCAAACCGTTTGACAGGCAAATGCGCGAGACTTTCTGGTGTGAATACGATATATATATTTTGCAATGAATTATCTTAAAAAATTCCATTGGCCGGACAGTTTATGGATGTTCAGGATATCGATGCACAGGGAAATTTAAAGATGATCGAAATGAAAACAGAAGACAGAAAAATTGTTCATAAAGTTTTCCGGCGACTGATGCCGCTTTTGTGTCTTTTGTATATCTTTGCTTTTCTGGATCGGGTCAATATCGGTTATGCCGCATTATCCATGAACAGTGCTTTGGGTTTCAGCAATGCTGTCTACGGTTTCGGGGCGGGAATATTTTTTATCGGGTATTTCATCATGGAAATACCTGGCAATCTTATCATGGCCAAAGTAGGCGCACGGTTGTGGCTCGCCAGGATTCTGATCACATGGGGCATCATTTCCGGTTTAACCGCCTGGGTTTCCACACCGACCCAATTTTATGCCGTGCGATTCTTTCTTGGGGTAGCCGAAGCCAGCTTTTTCCCGTGCATTATTTACTATCTGAGCACCTGGTTCCGTTTGAAGGATGTAGCTAAAGCCGTCGCCATTTTTATGATGTCTCTACCGGTCTGCAACATCATTGCCGCGCCTGTGTCCACCTATCTGTTAGGTGTCACGTGGCTGGGTTGGGCCGGATGGCAATGGCTATTCATTCTGGAAGCGATTCCCGCTATCCTTCTCGGTTTTATGACGCCCTTTTATCTGACGAATAAACCCGCCGAGGCCAAGTGGCTGAACGATGACGAACGAAATTGGCTTGTAAATACTCTGGCATCCGAACACGCGGCAAAAATCGAGCGAAAAAAATATTCCGTACTGCAGGCCTTTGCTGATCGGGACGTAATCATCCTGTCGGCGATATATTTTATGTGGGTGTGCGGTTTTTACGGGATAACGATGTTTCTGCCGATATTGGTTAAGGCTCTATCGGCTGCAATCAGCATCCAAATGGTTGGTTTGCTCGTTATGATACCGTACATCTTCGCGTTCTTCGCTATGTATTTCATCGGGCATCACTCGGATGCGACCGGTGAACGCCGTTGGCATACAATCCTCGGCATGATTACAACGGCAATCGGGCTTGCCGGCAGCGCACTTCTGACAGATATAAGTGTTTTTGTCTCGATGGTGTTCTACACTATAGCGGTTATGGGCGTGTACGGCTCCTTCGGGCCATTCTGGGCTATACCGTCTTCTTTTTTAACGGCGACAGCCGCAGCAGGTGCGATTGCCCTGATCAATAGCATCGGCAATCTAGGCGGATTTGTGGGTCCTTACGTGATGGGCTTTATTCGGGATGCGACCGGATCTTTTACAGGAGGTATTATGTTTCTGGCGGCATGCCTTCTGACAGCGGCGGTGTTGCTGATGACATTACGTAAAACTTAAGCATTAAGAATCGGAACAAAAGCGAGAACTGAAAACAAAGTGATTATTAAAAAAAAACTGGACGAATTTCAGAATTATCTTTCTGATGCCTCTAATTATCAGGGTACGGCCGAAGCAGTTTATGTGCCCCAGAGCGAGGAAGAGATAATCGAATTAGTAACAAGATGCACCGCTGAAAAACTCAGAATAACAGTTTCCGGCAACGGGACGGGACTGACCGGTGCACGTGTGCCCGAAGGTGGAGTTGTGATTTCCACTGAAAAGATGAACAAAGTAATTGAAATCAATGAAGTTGAAAAATATTTACGCGTGCAACCTGGAATGATTTTGAAAGATCTTCAGGATTATGTTGAAGAGAACAATTTATTCTACCCGCCCGATCCGACGGAGAGGAACTGCTTTATCGGCGCCACTGTGGCGACCAATTCCTCAGGTGCCAGGAGTTTTAAGTACGGACCAACTCGCGATTATGTAATCGGGATGAAAGTGGTGTTGCCGTCTGGTGACACACTCTCTCTTGAGCGGGGGAAAATCCTGGCGTCAGCTTACTATTTTTCTTTTTCAACGGATCAGGGAACAAAATATAATTTTTCGATTCCTCAATTTAAAATGCCGAAAGTAAAAAATGCCGCCGGCTATTATTGCAAGGCAAATATGGACTTAATTGATTTGTTTATCGGCAGTGAAGGAACGCTGGGCATCATTACCGAATTAAAACTTAAACTGCTTGCTTTGGAAGAAAAGATTCTTTCCTGCTTTGTGTTTTTCAAAAGCGAAGAAGACGCTTTTAATTTTATTGATGAGGCCCGCACAATAACAAAGTCTGACTATTCCAGCGAAGAAATTAAAATTTCAGCCCGTGGACTGGAATTCTTTAATAAGCTTACGCTGAACTTTCTGCGCCCGGATTATCCGGCCATTTCTGAAAATAAATGTTCTGTCTGGTTTGAACAGGAACTGACGGCCCAAGAAGAAGAATTAACAGAATCCTGGCTTAAGTTAATGAAGAAGCATCATGCCGATGTAAAGACGTCCTGGATAGCGGTTAATAAAAAAGAACAGGAAGAGTTCAAAGCTTTCCGCCACGCCATTGGTTCACGAGTTAATGAATTTGTCGCCCGTCGCGGATTGCGAAAAGTGGGGACCGACGTTGCTGTGCCTGCCGAATCGTTCTTTACTTTCTATAAATGGATGCTTGACCTTGTGGAGCGCAATAACTTGGAGTATGTGGTTTACGGACACTTTGGCAACTGTCATACACATCTGAACATGCTGCCCAGAGATCAGGCTGATTTTATCCAAGCAAAAAAAATATACTCTGAAATCTGTTGTGAAGCCGTTCGTTTAAAAGGAACCGTTTCTGCGGAACACGGCATCGGAAAAATGAAACGGGACTATCTACTGCTGATGTATGGCGAAGAGGTCATAAGTCAAATGGCGAAATTAAAGTTGGTTTTCGATCCGAATAGAATTTTAAACATCGGGAATATATTTGAAGAAAAATATCTTCAATAGTATGCGGAAGTTTTCATTCATCATATACTTCCCTCGACAACAAGTAAATTCATGTCAAATTCTACCAGATAATGTTCAATAGTGTAACATTGCAAAATAAAAATAATTCTATATAATAAAAATAAGAAAGGTAGTCTTTCCGGGCAAAACACAGAATATTAACCTGTCTTGGTTTGTTACAGGCGGCTGATTTTATGAAAGATTTATCAACGTTCGCATCGCTGGGAAGTATTGGTTTTGCCAGTGTGATAATGGTGCTGATATGTCTCGTGTTGTTTTTTTCATGCGACCTGGCGGCAGTATCTTCAGCCCGGACGAAGGTCGGTGGCACCTGCATATATAAGCAATACAGTGGCGAAGCGGAAATTATTTCGGTTGCCCCA
Encoded proteins:
- a CDS encoding FAD-binding oxidoreductase, whose amino-acid sequence is MIIKKKLDEFQNYLSDASNYQGTAEAVYVPQSEEEIIELVTRCTAEKLRITVSGNGTGLTGARVPEGGVVISTEKMNKVIEINEVEKYLRVQPGMILKDLQDYVEENNLFYPPDPTERNCFIGATVATNSSGARSFKYGPTRDYVIGMKVVLPSGDTLSLERGKILASAYYFSFSTDQGTKYNFSIPQFKMPKVKNAAGYYCKANMDLIDLFIGSEGTLGIITELKLKLLALEEKILSCFVFFKSEEDAFNFIDEARTITKSDYSSEEIKISARGLEFFNKLTLNFLRPDYPAISENKCSVWFEQELTAQEEELTESWLKLMKKHHADVKTSWIAVNKKEQEEFKAFRHAIGSRVNEFVARRGLRKVGTDVAVPAESFFTFYKWMLDLVERNNLEYVVYGHFGNCHTHLNMLPRDQADFIQAKKIYSEICCEAVRLKGTVSAEHGIGKMKRDYLLLMYGEEVISQMAKLKLVFDPNRILNIGNIFEEKYLQ